The Anaerolineae bacterium genomic sequence GGCATCGAGGTCCGTCCGGAGCCCTCAGTCGAAGGCTGGGTGGAGAAGACCATAGCCGCTATGGTCGCCGGTACCGCTCCAGACATTCTCATCGCTTGGGGTTCCATATTCGCGAGCTTCGCCTCGCGCGGCGGCTACGAGGATATCACCGACACGGTGAAAGCGTGGCCCGACTACGATGACTTCTGGCCCAACGCCATCAACGAGCTGGGCGTCATGGACGGGAAGATCTACGCCGTCCCTTACTGCTTCGACCCCGTGACCATCTTCTACTATCACGAGAAGCTGCTGGACGAGGCCGGAGTGCCTTACCCCAACGACACCTGGACGTACGATGACTTCATGCAAAGCTGCATCGCGCTGACCAAGAAGGATGAATCGGGGAAGGTCGTGCAGTGGGGGTTCAACGGCTCCGAGACCACCTCCAGCGGAGGCCTGGGCCGCGCAATGGCAGCCGTCTGGGCCTACGGCGGCGACAAGTACAACGAGGACATGACCCGCTGCTTGCTGGCGGAGCCCGAGGCCCTGGAGGCGATCAACCTCTTTTGGAGGCTGAAATCGGAGTACCAGGCGTCGCCAACGCCCGAACAGATGGGTGGGATGTCCTACTACCAGATGTTCGCCAGCGGCCAATGCGCCATGCAGACCACCGGCCCCTGGGCGATCACCACGTACCTCGAGATGATCCAGGATCCGGAGCTCGCCAATCAGTGGGAGGTGGGACCGCCCCCGAGCGGCCCGAAGGGCAGGTTCGCTGTCGGTTCTGGCAACCTCTGGGGTCTGTGGAGTGGCGGCCAGCATAAGCCCGAGGCCCTGGCGCTGCTGCGGTTCATGACCGACCCCGACCGGGCAAAGGAAGTGGGTAGCATCGCCAACCGAGTGCCTGCACGCAAGTCGGCGGCAGACTCGTTCGGCGATCCCGACAAGAGGCCCGAGAATGAGTCCGTGTTCCCGGCTGCCTTGGAGTATGCCCTCCCCATCAAGTACCATCCCACGAAGGATGCTGAAGTGAGCGACATCATCGCCACGGCCTGGGAGGAGTTCATGATCCTAGAGAAGCGCACGCCTGAGGAAGCTTTGACCGAGGCATGCGCCAAGGTGGACAAGCTGCTTCAGGAGGGTTAGCCCCGTAGGGTAACAGCCATGCACTCCACTGCCGGTCGTGGAGTGCATGGCCGTCGTTCAGCAGAAGCACAAGACCACACGAGGAGCGGCAATGGCGACTGGAGTGCCACAGGCCCGCGCCCGCCTGGGAGTCCGGCGGCTGAAGCAGGCGCAGCAGGAGAACGCCGCTGGCTATCTGTTCATCTCCCCCTGGCTGGTCGGGTTCTTCGTGTTCACGGCCGGGCCCATGGCCATATCGCTGGGTCTCAGCCTGCTGAAGACAGACCTGCTGCGACCGTCCACTTTCGTCGGGCTCGACAACTTCGTGGCGTTGGTGGACGACGAGCTCTTCTGGAAGAGTCTGCGGAACACTGCCTACTACTCGCTCTTCAGCGTGGCCCTGGGGATGCTAGCCTCTCTGGCCCTGGCTTTCGTCATGAACGTGCGCCTCAGCGGTATCCGCCTCTTTCGGACCATCTACTACTTGCCCGCCGTGCTCCCCAGCGCTCCCGTCGCCATCCTCTGGCGCCAGATATTCAACCCGGAACGGGGGCTGGCCAACTACCTGCTCGACCTGCTGAACCTTCCGCCGCAAAAGTGGATATACAGCGAGCGGCTGGCCCTGCCCTGCCTTATCGCCATGAGCCTGTGGGGGATCGGCTCCAGCCTGATGATCTACCTGGCCGGCCTGCAGGGCATTCCCACCGACCTCTACGAGGCAGCCCAGATAGACGGCGCAGGCTGGTGGCCCAAGCTCCGACGGGTCACCCTCCCCATGCTCTCGCCCACAATCTTCTTCAACTTGATCATGAGCATCATCGGCTCCTTCATGGTCTTCACCGCCTCTTACGTCATGACTCAGGGTGGCCCGAACAACGCGACTCTCACCTACGTGCTCTACCTCTACAACAGCGCTTTCCGCTACTTCAAGTTCGGCTATGCATCGGCGCTGGCCTGGGTGCTCTTCTTTGTCGTCCTGGGCCTGACGGCACTGGTCTTCCGGTCTTCTCCCATGTGGGTCTACTACGAGAGCGAGCTGCGCTAAGGGCGGTACCGACATCGAGATGAACAGAGCGACGGAAGCAACGGTGCAGGCACCAGCATCAGTCAGACGGGCCCCGCTCATCGCTGCCTGGGGCAGCCGCCGGGTCCGCCGGGCTGCGGGCCGACTAGCGCTCTACTTGGTGCTGGCGGCCGGATCGGTAGTGTTCCTCCTGCCCTTCTACTACATGCTCAACATGGCCGTATCTACTCCCGCTAGCATTGGCAAGTACCCGCCCGACTGGATCCCGAGACCAATCATGCTATCCAACTTTCCCGAAGGTTGGGTGGCTTACTACAATTTCACCAAGTACCTCCGCAACACCCTTCTCATTACCAGCGCGACACTGGTGGGCCAATTGGTGTCCTGCACGCTGGTAGGCTACGGCTTCGCCCGCCTGCGTTTCTATGGAAGAGGGGTGTGGTTCGTCATTCTCCTCAGCACCATGATGCTACCCAGCCAGGTCACCCTCGTCCCCCAGTACGTCATCTTCGCCAAGCTGAAGTGGGTCAACACCTACAAGCCGCTCATCGTCCCGGCCTACTTCGGCAGTGCTTTCTACATCTTCCTCCTGCGGCAGTTCTTCATGACTCTGCCACGCGACCTCGATGACGCCGCTCGGATAGATGGGTGCGGCTACTTGAGCATCCTGCTCCGAGTGCTGCTGCCCCTATGCAAACCCCCGCTCATCGCTGTGGGCGTCTTCTCCTTCGTCAGCCACTGGAGCGACTTCTTCGGCCCCCTCATCTACCTCAACGACCCGGAGAAATGGACCCTCGTCCTGGGCACCACGGCTCTGGTAACCTCCTGGGGCCACACCTTCATCCACATGGGCTACGTGATGGCGGTGACCACTCTCGTGGTTGTCCCCGTCCTGGTCATATACTTCTGGGCCCAGCGGTATTTTATCGAGGGGATCACGCTTACAGGTGTGCGCGGCTAGCGCGCCACGACCAACGCTACCCACGCTTCGATCCGTGCGCCGGGTAGGAGTTCATGGATCACCAGTGCGCGCTCATCAACACTTTCTAGGAGGCAAGCGTTATGGGGGCTAGGACGGTGAAGATCGTGCTCATCGGCGCCGGCAGCGCCAGCTTCGGCCTGGGCACCCTGCGCGATATCGTGCAGAGCCCCGAGCTCACCGGGTCGCAGGTGGCCCTCGTTGATCTGAACCAGCAGGCGGTGCAGGACATCGCCCGGCTGGCCCAGATGATGAGCGACGCCGTCGGGGCCGAGCTGAGCATCATGGCGACCACCGAGCGACAGGAGGCGCTGCCCGGCGCCGATTTTGTGATTGTCTCCATCGAGCGCGACCGAGAGCGGCTCTGGCAGCTGGACTTCCAGGTGCCTGTGAGACACGGCATCAAGCAGGTATTGGGCGAGAACGGCGGCCCTGGCGGGCTCTTCCACTCGCTGCGGAACATCCCGCCGCTGCTCGCGATCGCCCGCGACATGGAACGCCTGTGCCCCCAAGCCCTGATGGTCAACTTCAGCAATCCGATGAGCCGCCTGTGCCTAGCGCTGGCACGCTACACTCACGTTTCCTTCGTTGGCCTGTGCCATGGCGTGCATAACCACCGCACCCGTCTGGGCCAGATCATGGACTACGATGCTGCCGACATGGTGCCGCTCGCCGCCGGTATCAACCACTTCACCTGGATCCTGGAGCTACACAGCGGGAGCACGGGCGAGGATCTCTACCCGCTGCTCCGTGAGCGCAGTGCTACTTACGATCCCAGCTTCCTTCCCCTCAGCCGCTACCTCTTCGAGAAGGTGGGACTGTTCCCCTCGCCCGGGTGTGACCACGCCGGGGAGTACCTGGGCTGGGCCTGGCAGTTTGTCGGCCTCAAGGGGCCAGACCTGGAAGGGAGCGAGCGCTACCGCAACCAGCTCTGGGAGCGGATCGGGCGCCTCCTCGGGGGCAAGGAAGAACTGGGCGACCTGGTGACCAGGCGTTCCGGTGAGCGAGCGGTCGACATCATCAGCGCCATGGCCTCAGGGAAGGGGGGCTATGAGTGGGCCGTCAACCTCCCCAATCGTGGCCACATCGAGAACCTCCCCGACGGCGTCATCGTGGAGGTGCCGGCCACGGTCAGCGCTGGCGGCATCCACGGAGTGCACGTGGGCGCGCTTCCAGAAGGGGCCGCGGTGCCCCTGCGCCAGCAGGCGGCAGTCCAGGATCTCGTGGTCGAGGCCGGTGTGACCGGTAGCCGGCAGGTAGCACTGCAGGCGCTGCTAGCGGACCCGGTGGTGCAGGATGCGCGCGCGGCCGAGGTTGTGCTCGACGAGCTCCTCGCCGCCCAGGCGGACTACCTGCCTCAGTTCGCCTAGGCTCCGCCGCCGGGCCTACCGATCAGCCGAGGACTGGTCCTCACCATGACCACAGGGATGATGCGCACGCCTGTGACGCCCTGGCCGCCTCAACTGCGTTGGAGGATCCGATGGTATCGCTGACCGGCTCACTGCCGAAAGTACTGACCGACCACCAAATCGCCAGCATGCACCAGGCCGCACTGGACGTGATCGAGCACGTCGGCCTGGCAGTATCCCATCCCCACTTGTTGGCCGCGCTTGCCGGCCAGAGTGGCGTAGACATCCGCGAAGGCCGCGTGTACGTGTGCGCCCCATTGGTGGACGACATCGTCACCGAGACATGCCGGCGAGCCCGGGCGAATGCCCCGTCGGACGGGCAGGGCGTTCGCATCTTCACCACCGGCCACGCCAGCCACATCTTGGATCCATACAGCAGGACGATGCGAGAGATCACCACCGCCGATCTGGAAGAGGCCGCCCGGTTGGCAGAAGCGCTCTGCGGCAGAGGAGTGCTGGGCGGGGCCCCCGGGTTCCCCTCCGACACCCCACCTCATCTCAGGCAGATTAAGCAGTTCAAGATCACCCTGGAGAACTGCCGCTCCCGCGGCCATCCCGGGCCGGACCTGATCCCCGAGGCAGAGCTTATCCGCGAGATGTGCCGCGTCGTCGGTGCCGACTTCCACACCGGCGTTCACGTCATCAGCCCCCTGAGGCTCGAGGGCAACGAACTCGACATCGCCATGCACTTCGCGGCCGACGGCCTCTCCGTGCCGGTCGGCACCATGCCCACTGCGGGCGTCACTGCGCCGATACGGCTGCCAGCGCTGTTCGTGCAGGCCATGGCAGAAGCCATTGGCGGCTGCGCCATCCTCCGGCTCGCGGGCCTGGAGCACGCCAGCTTCTGGGTGAACGCCTACCCGGCCGACATGCGCTCCCTCAATCTGGTCTACGGCAGCCCCGAGCACATCCTCTGCGACCTGATGCAGTTAGCCATCAATGGCTGGTACGGGCTCGCCACAGCCGCCAAGGGCCTGATAACCATGGCAAAGGAGCCCGACATGCAGGCCGCCACCGACGGAGCCATGCATACTGCAGCCCTCATGCTCGCCGGGGCCACCACCATCTCGGGCGCTGGCGCCCTGTCTCACGACGAGGCCTACAGCCCAGAGAAGCTGATGATTGACTGCGAGATCGTCGAGTACGTCCAGCGACTGCTGCGAGGGTTCCCGTTCGAGCTCAGCCCCGCCCTGGAGGAGGAGATCGCTCAGGGCATTGCAGCGGGCGGCTTCGCCGGACTAGAATCCACCGTCAGGTCTTACAGGGATGTCTACTGGCTGCCCAGGCTCTTCACTCACGATCTGCTTGGGCAGTGGCAGCGCGAGGGCGCCCCATCCCTCCGGGATCGGGCGCGCGCCGCCATGGAAGAGGCCGTCAGGGGGTATGACTACGCCCTGCCGGCCGAGCAACAGAGCGAGTTGGACCGCATCTACACCTGGGCCGAGGCCCATCTCATGTCTCGAGTGCAGCAGTAGCATCACAGGAGCGCGATAGTGCCAGCGAAGAAGATCGTGTGCTTAGGAGCAGGAAGCCGCTACTTCCTCGGGGCTCTGCCCGACATCCTGGTGTGCGAGCCCCTGGCGGAGAGCGAGATCACCCTCTATGACATTGATCAGGACAAGGTGCGGCTGCTACAGGCCCAAGCTACCTTGTGGGCCGATGCTGCCGGCACCGGCATGCAAGTGCGCGCCTGTGACGACCTGGCCGATGCCGTAGACGGAGCCGACTTCGCCGTCTCTTCCATCGGCGGCTCCGGCGTCTCCGGTAGGGGCATCGCCAGCACGAGCTTCCACATGCATGATATCGTCATTCCGGCTCAGTATGGCATCTACCAAATCGTGGGCGACACCGCCGGCCCGGCCGGCATGATGATGGCGCTGCGGAGCATACCGGCGTACATCACCATCTGCCGGGAGATGGAGCGTCGCTGCCCCGAAGTCATCTTCCTCCAGCACTCGAACCCGATGGCCGCCGTCTGCCGGGCCGTGAGCAAGTACACCTCCATCACTATCGTCGGCATCTGCCACGGGGTGCAGAACGGGATCAGGAGCCTGGCGCAGCTTCTGGCCACCGAGCCTGAGGAGCTTGAGGTGGTGTGGATCGGGACCAACCACTACCACTGGTTCACCAGCATCCGACACCAGGGGCGTGATGTCTACGACGCGGTGCGCCGACTCCTGGCCGAGCGAGGCGCTCCTTCCGGTGGCATCATGACTCAGAAGCTCTCTGACATCTACGGGTACCAGATCGTGTATCCCCACGATGATCACATCATCGAGTTCTACCCCTTCCTGGCCCAGGTGCGTTCCGAGGCCGAGATGCCCTACGGTCTCAGCCTGCGGCTCGGGGGTTTCACGCTGGAGGAGGCGAGGCGGGCTTTATCAGTTCAGATGAGTGATGAAGAGCATCGGTCGCAGCGCCAGGCCGATCTGGGCGACTATGCCCATGACCTGGCCGGGGTCACCCTGCCACCGGCCCCCACTAGTCCCTTACGGGGCGAGGGGCTAGGGCAGCTCATAAGCAGCATCGCCGCCGGCTCTCGCAATGTCTTCATCGTGAACGTGCCCAATCAGGGCGCAGTGATCAACCTCCCGGCCTACGCCATTCTCGAGCTCGAGGGCGTCACCGACTCCACCGGCGTGCGCCCCATCGTCGTGGGAGAGGCGCCCATGCCCCTGATGGGCCTACTGCAGAAGCGCATCGCGTGGCAGGAGATGGTGGTGGATGCGGCGGTGAAGGGGGATCGAGGCCTCGCTCTGCAGGCGCTGCTGCTCGACGAGATGGCCATTCCGCCGGAGAAGGCCGAGGCTATGCTGGACCAGTTGCTCCAGGCCTCCAGACCCATGTTGCCCGCCTTCTTCGCCTGACCGCTGGGCAGTAACACGGAGCAGAAGACGAGGTCAACAGCACCAACATGCAGACGGGCTACTACGTCCATGGATACGCCCCGGCCGAAGGCGAAAGGCTCCACGACCAGGCCGCGACCCTGGCCCAACTCCTCCACCACGACACCCTGTTCCGGCCTCCGGGGCTGGTGCTGGAGGCCGGCTGCGGCACCGGCGAGCAGACCGTGATAGTGGCGCCGCAGAACCCGGAGTGCTCCTTTGTGTCCATTGACATCAGCGGAGACTCGCTGGCGGCGGCCGAGAGGAGCGCCCGCCGGCATGGCCTCTCCAACGTGCGCTTCCAGCGCGCCGATGTGTTCCACCTCCCCTTCACCCCTGACTCATTCGACCACGTCTTCGTCTGCTTCCTCCTAGAGCACCTCGCCGACCCCACCGCGGCCCTCTACTCACTGAAGCGCGTCCTCAAGCCGGCCGGGACAATGACCGT encodes the following:
- a CDS encoding methyltransferase domain-containing protein, coding for MQTGYYVHGYAPAEGERLHDQAATLAQLLHHDTLFRPPGLVLEAGCGTGEQTVIVAPQNPECSFVSIDISGDSLAAAERSARRHGLSNVRFQRADVFHLPFTPDSFDHVFVCFLLEHLADPTAALYSLKRVLKPAGTMTVIEGDHGSAYYYPRSSAAQATIQCLVDVQASLGGNALIGRELYPLLTSVGFRDCRVTPRVVYADGSRPEMAEGFTKRTFTAMVEGIRDQALSRGLIGEAEWDTGIADLYRTAEPDGTFSYTFFKAVARKP
- a CDS encoding sugar ABC transporter permease; protein product: MATGVPQARARLGVRRLKQAQQENAAGYLFISPWLVGFFVFTAGPMAISLGLSLLKTDLLRPSTFVGLDNFVALVDDELFWKSLRNTAYYSLFSVALGMLASLALAFVMNVRLSGIRLFRTIYYLPAVLPSAPVAILWRQIFNPERGLANYLLDLLNLPPQKWIYSERLALPCLIAMSLWGIGSSLMIYLAGLQGIPTDLYEAAQIDGAGWWPKLRRVTLPMLSPTIFFNLIMSIIGSFMVFTASYVMTQGGPNNATLTYVLYLYNSAFRYFKFGYASALAWVLFFVVLGLTALVFRSSPMWVYYESELR
- a CDS encoding alpha-glucosidase/alpha-galactosidase gives rise to the protein MGARTVKIVLIGAGSASFGLGTLRDIVQSPELTGSQVALVDLNQQAVQDIARLAQMMSDAVGAELSIMATTERQEALPGADFVIVSIERDRERLWQLDFQVPVRHGIKQVLGENGGPGGLFHSLRNIPPLLAIARDMERLCPQALMVNFSNPMSRLCLALARYTHVSFVGLCHGVHNHRTRLGQIMDYDAADMVPLAAGINHFTWILELHSGSTGEDLYPLLRERSATYDPSFLPLSRYLFEKVGLFPSPGCDHAGEYLGWAWQFVGLKGPDLEGSERYRNQLWERIGRLLGGKEELGDLVTRRSGERAVDIISAMASGKGGYEWAVNLPNRGHIENLPDGVIVEVPATVSAGGIHGVHVGALPEGAAVPLRQQAAVQDLVVEAGVTGSRQVALQALLADPVVQDARAAEVVLDELLAAQADYLPQFA
- a CDS encoding sugar ABC transporter substrate-binding protein, with protein sequence MRENRLTRRSLLAMSLKVGAGLGAMAALAACGAATPPAPSEGATSAPAAEAATQPPAAPAERIVLRYTYDETPGETTWNAKIKADYEAANPGIEVRPEPSVEGWVEKTIAAMVAGTAPDILIAWGSIFASFASRGGYEDITDTVKAWPDYDDFWPNAINELGVMDGKIYAVPYCFDPVTIFYYHEKLLDEAGVPYPNDTWTYDDFMQSCIALTKKDESGKVVQWGFNGSETTSSGGLGRAMAAVWAYGGDKYNEDMTRCLLAEPEALEAINLFWRLKSEYQASPTPEQMGGMSYYQMFASGQCAMQTTGPWAITTYLEMIQDPELANQWEVGPPPSGPKGRFAVGSGNLWGLWSGGQHKPEALALLRFMTDPDRAKEVGSIANRVPARKSAADSFGDPDKRPENESVFPAALEYALPIKYHPTKDAEVSDIIATAWEEFMILEKRTPEEALTEACAKVDKLLQEG
- a CDS encoding carbohydrate ABC transporter permease, encoding MNRATEATVQAPASVRRAPLIAAWGSRRVRRAAGRLALYLVLAAGSVVFLLPFYYMLNMAVSTPASIGKYPPDWIPRPIMLSNFPEGWVAYYNFTKYLRNTLLITSATLVGQLVSCTLVGYGFARLRFYGRGVWFVILLSTMMLPSQVTLVPQYVIFAKLKWVNTYKPLIVPAYFGSAFYIFLLRQFFMTLPRDLDDAARIDGCGYLSILLRVLLPLCKPPLIAVGVFSFVSHWSDFFGPLIYLNDPEKWTLVLGTTALVTSWGHTFIHMGYVMAVTTLVVVPVLVIYFWAQRYFIEGITLTGVRG